One Granulicella sp. 5B5 DNA window includes the following coding sequences:
- a CDS encoding terminase, producing the protein MIANPAQRRFERWSGRQNIVLKARQMGMTTWVAARFFLRTITRPGTVTLQVAHTRSAAESIFRIVQRMWEELPADLREGPLRRSRANVGQMLFPRIDSEFRIASASDEGVGRGLTIQNLHCSEVSRWAGDAAETLAGLRAALAKDGEMVMESTPNGAYGAFYDEWRTASEPGGKGDGLVRHFLPWWLEPAYCGAAVDASSLTTEECELVARHSLTLGQISFRRGLERSYGQLRSQEFAEDAETCFRVSGSSCFDVQAVERRVLQAPEPRERRSNGALQIWLPPMPGKDYLLAVDSCGGGGEGDYAAVQVLEVQTGLQCAELQQRLRPAELARVAAEVAREYNGSVIVVERNNHGAAVIAYLQTNERYERLWHDGSEAGWLTSSASKPEMIARLGSLLESAPEMFMSRRLLGECRTFVSNERGGSGAASGAHDDLVMAMAIGQAVRARMLESGGRGRSR; encoded by the coding sequence TTGATCGCCAACCCGGCCCAGCGCCGGTTTGAGCGGTGGAGCGGACGGCAGAACATCGTGTTGAAGGCCCGTCAGATGGGCATGACAACGTGGGTGGCCGCGAGGTTCTTTCTGCGGACGATCACGCGGCCTGGCACTGTGACGTTGCAGGTGGCGCATACGCGATCGGCGGCGGAGTCGATCTTTCGGATTGTGCAGCGGATGTGGGAGGAGTTGCCCGCTGATCTGCGCGAGGGCCCACTGCGCAGGAGCCGTGCGAATGTGGGACAGATGCTGTTCCCTCGCATCGATAGCGAGTTCCGGATTGCGAGCGCGAGCGATGAGGGTGTCGGCCGCGGGCTGACGATCCAGAACCTGCACTGCAGCGAGGTGAGCCGCTGGGCCGGAGATGCAGCGGAGACGCTGGCAGGTCTGCGCGCGGCCCTGGCGAAAGATGGCGAGATGGTGATGGAGAGCACGCCGAATGGAGCCTATGGGGCGTTCTACGACGAGTGGCGTACGGCGTCTGAGCCCGGTGGTAAGGGGGATGGCCTGGTGCGACACTTTCTGCCCTGGTGGCTGGAGCCTGCTTATTGTGGAGCTGCAGTCGATGCGTCGTCGTTGACGACCGAAGAGTGCGAGCTGGTTGCGAGGCACAGTTTGACGCTTGGGCAGATAAGTTTTCGCCGAGGCCTCGAGCGCAGTTATGGACAACTGCGCTCGCAGGAGTTTGCCGAGGATGCTGAGACATGCTTCCGGGTAAGCGGATCGTCGTGCTTTGATGTGCAAGCGGTTGAACGAAGGGTGCTGCAAGCCCCGGAACCGCGAGAGAGGCGTTCGAACGGGGCTTTGCAGATCTGGCTGCCGCCTATGCCAGGTAAGGACTACCTGCTGGCTGTCGATTCGTGCGGAGGCGGTGGGGAAGGTGATTATGCCGCGGTGCAGGTGCTCGAGGTGCAGACGGGGCTGCAGTGTGCGGAGCTGCAGCAGAGGCTGCGTCCTGCGGAGCTGGCGAGGGTCGCCGCGGAGGTTGCGCGTGAGTATAACGGTTCCGTGATCGTGGTGGAGAGGAACAACCATGGCGCGGCGGTGATTGCGTATCTGCAGACGAACGAGCGGTATGAGCGGCTGTGGCATGATGGCAGCGAGGCCGGGTGGCTGACGAGCTCGGCGAGCAAGCCGGAGATGATTGCGCGGCTGGGGTCGTTGCTGGAGAGTGCGCCGGAGATGTTCATGAGCCGTCGCCTGCTGGGCGAGTGCAGGACGTTTGTGTCGAATGAACGCGGCGGCAGTGGAGCAGCGAGTGGGGCGCACGACGACCTGGTGATGGCGATGGCCATTGGGCAGGCTGTACGTGCGCGGATGCTGGAGAGCGGCGGGCGCGGCAGGAGCAGGTGA